The Dreissena polymorpha isolate Duluth1 chromosome 10, UMN_Dpol_1.0, whole genome shotgun sequence genome includes a region encoding these proteins:
- the LOC127847488 gene encoding dynein intermediate chain 3, ciliary-like: MEIVYVYTKKRAEFGRQCNFTDRSAELHVDIVPDPTLAENFIERNPVDSGIQCVQEMSEHEINTERFETGSRGINHTEGGWPKDVNPQEVEQVSRYRKKVEKDEIYVNTIQQLGSIMEHTIKQNNAIDIYEEYFENLQLDEVEDTPSAKTINVFRDPNEIKRTSTHISWFPDGPRKLAVAYCNLEFQGSSPDTSMDSYIWDVENPNKPEMTLKPVSPLVCLEYNPKDSHVLLGGCYNGQIAYWDVRKGSQPVEMSPIEHSHRDPAYKAIWITSKTGTECFSASSDGQVLWWDIRKMGEPTEKLILDPTKKQDPTKALGAMSLEYESTMPTKFMVGSEQGSVIACNRKAKTPAEKIVAIYPGHLGPVYSLQRNSFFPKNFLSVGDWKARIWSEDIRESSIMWTKQYQSYLTDGCWSPVRPSVFFITKMDGTLDVWDIIFKQNDPTLSLQVCDEPLHSLRVQDQGRLVACGSHTGTTTLLELSDSLYTLQRNEKNLVTAMFERETRREKILDTRHREMKIKERAKSSADGGKEKEEEGGEAALDEEDLYAKAENEFWSIINQEKKNIEKKKEADMDKADPGKQSPIPEDGDQDQGGEN, encoded by the exons ATGGAGATAGTTTATGTTTATACCAAGAAGCGGGCAGAGTTTGGTCGACAATGCAACTTCACAGACCGGTCTGCAGAGCTTCATGTGGACATTGTGCCAGATCCGACTTTGGCAGAAAATTTCATTGAAAGAAACCCAGTAGACAGTGGAATACAATGTGTTCAAGAGATGTCCGAACATGAG ATCAATACAGAGAGATTTGAGACCGGGTCCAGAGGTATCAACCACACAGAAGGTGGTTGGCCCAAGGATGTAAATCCACAGGAAGTAGAGCAGGTCTCAAGATACAGGAAGAAGGTGGAGAAGGACGAGATATACGTCAACACAATCCAGCAGCTGGGAAGC ATTATGGAACACactattaaacaaaacaatgccATAGACATATATGAAGAATACTTTGAAAATCTCCAACTGGATGAAGTGGAGGATACACCATCTGCCAAAACTATCAACGTCTTCAG AGATCCAAATGAGATCAAAAGGACGTCCACTCACATCTCGTGGTTTCCAGATGGGCCCAGAAAGCTGGCTGTGGCATATTGTAACCTGGAGTTCCAGGGTTCATCCCCTGACACAAGCATGGACTCCTACATCTGGGATGTCG AGAATCCAAACAAACCAGAGATGACGTTGAAGCCAGTGTCCCCACTCGTGTGTCTGGAGTACAATCCCAAGGATTCTCATGTCCTCCTGGGTGGATGCTACAATGGACAGATTG CCTACTGGGATGTCAGAAAGGGCTCCCAGCCAGTGGAGATGTCCCCTATAGAACACAGCCATCGGGACCCGGCCTACAAGGCAATCTGGATCACATCCAAGACGGGAACCGAGTGCTTCTCTGCATCCTCAGATGGCCAGGTCCTCTGGTGGGACATTAGGAAAATGGGAGAACCCACTGAGAAACTTATCCTTGACCCCACAAAGAAACAAGATCCTACAAAAGCACTGGGTGCCATGTCCTTAGAATATGAATCTACTATG CCTACAAAATTCATGGTGGGTTCAGAGCAGGGTTCTGTGATTGCATGTAATCGTAAAGCAAAAACTCCAGCAGAAAAGATCGTAGCAATATACCCAGGTCATCTGGGGCCAGTGTACTCGTTGCAGCGTAACTCATTCTTCCCTAAGAACTTCCTCAGTGTGGGTGACTGGAAGGCTAGGATCTGGAGCGAAGACATCCGAGAATCTTCCATCATGTGGACTAA ACAGTACCAGTCATACCTCACTGACGGTTGTTGGAGTCCTGTGCGTCCGTCTGTGTTTTTCATTACTAAGATGGACGGAACACTGGATGTCTGGGACATCATCTTCAAACAAAACGACCCCACTCTCAGTCTTCAG GTATGTGATGAGCCATTACACAGTCTGCGAGTTCAAGACCAGGGCCGACTGGTGGCATGTGGATCACACACCGGAACCACCACACTGTTGGAACTCTCTGACAGTCTGTACACACTGCAGAGGAACGAGAAGAATTTAGTCACAGCT ATGTTTGAAAGGGAAACTAGACGAGAGAAGATTCTCGATACGCGACACAGAGAGATGAAGATCAAGGAAAGAGCAAAAAGCTCTGCAGATGGTGGCAAAGAAAAG GAGGAGGAGGGTGGAGAGGCAGCCCTGGATGAGGAGGATCTCTACGCCAAGGCAGAGAATGAGTTCTGGAGCATCATCAACCAGGAGAAGAAAAACATCGAGAAAAAGAAAGAGGCCGACATGGACAAGGCTGATCCTGGAAAG